One genomic segment of Misgurnus anguillicaudatus chromosome 25, ASM2758022v2, whole genome shotgun sequence includes these proteins:
- the LOC141362102 gene encoding E3 ubiquitin/ISG15 ligase TRIM25-like — MAEAHIFKDKFSCSVCLDLLKDPVTIPCGHNYCMSCITNCWDQDDQKRIYSCPQCRQTFTPRPVLFKNVMFAEMVEELKKTKLQTAVPADSYAEAGDVECDACTERKYKAVKSCLECLKSYCQNHLKQHENLFNDRRHHLMNPTRQLHEMICSKHNKQLEIYCRTDQHCICYLCTMDEHKNHDTVTAVAERTEKQRVLGERQIKLHRIIKEREKELQELREAVDYHARSAQTAVEDSERIFTELIQSIERRRSEVTQLIRDQEKTAVSRAEGVMKRLEEEIDDLKRRDAELKQFSHTDNHIHFLQSFQSLSAALESSVSHRFTLSSLLSFDDVRKSLSQLKDKLEDFCKEEIEKISGEVTYITVIYDELKSREDFLRYFKQFTLDSNTVNKYFKLSDGNKTATYTITDHQYPDHPDRFDHWLQVLGRESLCESCYWEVEWSGHVGISVSYKSISRKGRGRESLFGRNNQSWRLYCSDSSCSFWHNNKRTDLPVVLSSCRIGVYVDHSKGSLSFYSVSDTMNLIHRVNTTFIKPLYPGFNIAPGSVKLCNPEV; from the exons ATGGCAGAAGCTCATATTTTTAAGGACAAGTTCAGCTGTTCAGTGTGTTTGGATCTCCTGAAGGATCCAGTGACCATTCCCTGTGGACACAATTACTGTATGAGCTGTATTACAAACTGCTGGGATCAGGATGATCAGAAGAGAATCTACAGCTGCCCTCAATGCAGACAAACCTTCACACCAAGacctgttttatttaaaaatgtgatgtttGCTGAAATGGTGGAGGAACTGAAGAAGACAAAACTTCAAACTGCTGTTCCTGCTGACTCTTATGCTGAAGCTGGAGATGTGGAGTGTGACGCCTGTACTGAGAGAAAATACAAAGCTGTCAAGTCCTGTCTGGAGTGTCTGAAGTCTTACTGTCAAAATCATCTTAAACAACATGAGAATCTCTTCAATGACAGGAGGCATCATTTGATGAATCCCACCAGACAACTTCATGAGATGATCTGCtcaaaacataataaacaacTAGAAATCTACTGTCGCACCGACCAACACTGCATTTGTTATCTGTGTACGATGGACGAACATAAAAACCATGATACTGTGACAGCTGTAGCAGAAAGAACTGAGAAACAG AGAGTTTTGGGAGAGAGACAGATAAAATTACATCGGATAATTaaggagagagagaaggagCTTCAGGAGCTGAGAGAGGCTGTGGACTATCATGCG CGCTCTGCACAGACAGCAGTGGAGGACAGTGAGAGGATCTTTACTGAACTGATCCAATCCATTGAGAGAAGACGATCTGAGGTGACACAactgatcagagatcaggaaaAGACTGCAGTGAGTCGAGCTGAAGGAGTCATGAAGCGTCTGGAGGAGGAGATTGATGATCTGAAGAGGAGAGACGCTGAACTGAAGCAGTTTTCACATACAGACAATCACATCCATTTTCTACAG AGTTTTCAGTCTCTGTCTGCAGCTCTTGAGTCTTCAGTCTCACACAGATTTACTCTCAGCTCTCTTCTCTCTTTTGATGATGTGAGAAAATCTCTCTCTCAACTGAAAGACAAACTGGAGGATTTCTGTAAAGAGGAGATAGAGAAGATATCTGGTGAAG TTACATATATCACAGTTATTTATGATGAATTGAAGAGCAGGGAGGATTTCCTACGAT ATTTCAAGCAGTTCACACTGGATTCAAACACAgttaataaatactttaagtTGTCTGATGGGAACAAAACGGCTACTTACACTATCACAGACCATCAGTATCCTGATCATCCAGACAGATTTGATCACTGGCTGCAGGTGTTGGGTAGAGAGAGTTTGTGTGAAAGCTGTTACTGGGAGGTTGAGTGGAGTGGTCATGTTGGtatatcagtgtcatataaGAGCATCAGCAGGAAGGGAAGGGGTCGTGAAAGTTTGTTTGGACGTAATAATCAGTCCTGGAGATTGTACTGCTCTGACTCCAGCTGCTCATTCTGGCACAATAACAAACGCACTGATCTCCCTGTAGTGTTGAGCTCCTGTAGAATAGGAGTGTATGTGGATCACAGTAAAGGATCTCTGTCCTTCTACAGCGTCTCTGATACAATGAACCTCATACACAGAGTCAACACCACATTCATTAAACCACTTTATCCTGGGTTTAACATCGCTCCAGGTTCGGTAAAGTTATGTAATCCAGAAGTGTAG